The Candidatus Thorarchaeota archaeon genome includes a window with the following:
- a CDS encoding desulfoferrodoxin FeS4 iron-binding domain-containing protein produces the protein MAKEGATYVCDICQQVVVVKKSGPGTLVCCDQPMRLYEEE, from the coding sequence ATGGCTAAAGAAGGAGCAACATACGTCTGTGATATCTGTCAACAAGTTGTTGTGGTAAAGAAATCCGGCCCTGGCACTCTGGTCTGTTGCGATCAACCCATGCGCTTGTATGAAGAGGAATAG
- a CDS encoding DNA-directed RNA polymerase subunit H, whose product MLVGGKRFTPAAKKHARKTRVELVEGGYASFDLFGHDLVTPHTIASEEEVQLVLDHYGIDKQKLPRIFREDPAVKLLGARPGHVVRIERDSPTAGKTYYYRLVVEPGQ is encoded by the coding sequence ATGTTGGTTGGTGGAAAGCGTTTTACTCCCGCAGCAAAGAAACATGCTCGAAAGACTCGTGTTGAACTCGTAGAAGGCGGGTATGCATCCTTTGATCTATTCGGACATGACCTTGTTACACCTCACACCATAGCAAGTGAAGAAGAAGTCCAATTGGTTTTGGATCACTATGGTATCGATAAACAGAAGCTACCTCGAATATTCCGGGAAGATCCCGCGGTGAAGCTTCTGGGTGCTCGTCCTGGTCATGTCGTTCGCATTGAGCGCGATAGTCCAACTGCTGGGAAAACCTATTACTACCGCCTAGTTGTCGAACCGGGCCAGTAG